In the Calditrichota bacterium genome, one interval contains:
- a CDS encoding FAD-binding protein encodes MPSFSKSDMDAVSFFLQNQSAADRIAKQGKARGLLLDEHFLQKQQETVQTSKMKKLVELLSAASQVFLPDAVQKQVYQNDSGTHIIPGFIKKLFTKISLAFVVRPGTIDDVSRFVKWANDHNQNYTIRGAGTWPFGGAVPLNDDIVLDLSHLTFHKLFSETDTLAFGAGFLFPDARDFLKEQDYTLKQEITNPNSGTLAGWIVTGGLGLGSFKYGHVKESVKMLLVVNAQGELVSLQAGDEDFDLFFGSEGQAGIVVGGALKVRKESFVTKPYAFSFETTQDVKEYLKRLQDAQIKPTSVIYFDQNYIHETWKIEQDHSRGRSEDVLDLDDQKRLPELQEDKNTINELAECEHILVMHFDEHQDFQEALKTRLFSASGERIRIEQLVFKQLSTNLAHKLWEHRFLPVQMKQNGPSMLVSETILPFDSFIEYQKMLRPMLDRLLGVELKTEAHLLQNGKMLIQSIVLADTRTLRHKIYFAMVPLMTEVAMHFGAIPYGIGIWNQPFFKRLRSGNKKVIKKLEKYKKKHDPSGLINRSKFINSRGQKFFFRLFSSLAPGFNRWIVNTTHKRQRGKKWAISYPLERIAWNASAWLFPKIVPSDLKKTEKPLEHLLAPCAECDSCEHVCPTSDVFGLYGPATPITRRKTAERLVAGEQISQSEALGFLACTRCDNCVRVCPTDVPLTKIFDLVEEDNNFQNALGLQEKEKSEYVDRFWQIMKESPLYTDYTKSDQKEGRSHLQHGLQIVYPRGFEYGQLFIDPKTCIHCGMCSDENACMYGARKGQPRQIPDLLDLNCALCNACVNYCPQNKNAQEERDVLNNFIYNATDLEEKKYWLNRQNRIHDTTTVHRSTKLTEMADRYVTEDIIMEIDKEASSGQIPVSGMGQGDRHMGIGFDAERFAHFHIVGPAQNRLHEGDPEEELSVILGKRDSFCRFDKTGKLIENDHTNVKLMTPLLYNALSLESNGIAELAMIKTAEQQKSLVVVELNRIFQNYNTFLREGGYERLPEVLIPKVDEELIDQIQTNPRTNRDLLTDLWRMPAFEVEYHPDLSRTISYIRDSVKASGRKKPLIFGYLEVSEHDLIGSLSPTNQIKEKITFLLNQNIDVLHIHGRRNKEDYFVTSVAVRAIHHYLMRIGRRHEVSLVASGGIRLASDSQKTIQRGAEATLIDFAALLALDPSAYKAIKEDKATTEKLLSLDLEKAISRLNNQAESRKVQILEVLGASGFKDIKKTVGEEGRLIDFHQLENKLQRTVFENGELVQRYEQINKEQMANEKVAAKSIRRYSKLKEKIVPLDIPHNFYLLGDTNQTLYKRDYVWPGTLIENMGRMAAGDLGMLDFSKNMQTGLLGDGFDVMKILYNKDPMDVTEKELDKVVTALPMDKNLTLEAPWMFGGKSVGSIGLDTWRAHVVASRELGIQFDTGEGGYPTSIFLNPKGEPVFFEENEIELIVPFFENGYEYTVEDMRKILTQNKITTKSHPGIYEKIKLYPSLKPITFMVIIGKEDEPYVSTEIKTGLFGVSKQTIRKARRVVIAYSQGAKMGIGGHILAQKVNKLVSYLRGVEGLEELQTNPLEKLIDRLNHIAKAEDSQMADLAKDSLKVFDDTLASGEITDQLKDMIFKIQEKAYSLFNDSQLDEIDFENIISACEEIIKHTYSSIISPFPFHNCYSIEDVKAFIDVVHMINPTAVVSVKVSPSSDIEFIAAGLARISRDNTTEMIRAKYGEDALLQPSDELREYAKKHGMKMEIWLDGPRGGTGASPNIIKGQMGMHIEYAIPLIHNRLVRDGLRNNVTFMVSGGIRTYEDVVKSVALGADGVIWGTACLVTVGCDRNRNCHDGCSRGIATSNLTMQKLRDVENNTRQMINAFIMMQMQVIRALAALGMKDIRELRGRFDKIHWIGLKERVDHRFRIDKEIQKEILKDEELFVKRAEHATGQSNCGVAALNGTEPVPGYILDSALDAMRNRGMDGVGIAKTLCFPDYPNHYAYSIMVKGVFQKEIEENLRLQWQTTGNEYTETELRLEARKLTIYMRSQIIEKIKKVFLDPYFDFHGETRIELVRDSYKRDEQGNEMDYREFGNDQTDPGDIFRFFVKAKKEAVHNYIDKTLLKYDWSHFLEHQFPQITKENYMDSQDFLQKAEDLYVFDHSLNMTRILYTSEIIDSGFNDPRPDSLKSKDTVSMEDLLRIRKYANENPFELNKHLYKDRDQKIAAVMSCGKNFGTWKTAGRVIPWQTPDAPNNIIHVRLATGSVVEQMNSHPFAKLHTALTHNGETTNFEALKQRVEQFNLSPLASTDTEVAALKFHLIADEWAYPDWAVFESLSPTTGDDLALVDEKMRPQLESVQRVEFSSSPDGPYQYLCLRHDPYKNVTERVDIKDPADLRPNVTAFWKDHSKNKKRVFSMIASEEQAVHTMLKLLDKEGLIEGAAADMTLSSSGMISRYMYDEKSKIYDYDFKDRYGQSIELQEFGQHFSVRHAKLTEPERDFSGWERKYRIFITKELEKISFNDFHWLLFKLVENADTQLRFKKHLDILTWLRDSIKTLNPGTKAISSLTDMVDYFLEKILDRVSTGEFKNYYYYSLHRGGLFDENAGKNVTLVINAEGFLPEGSDPDHVLAAFLNQAYDLGWRQFIIYRVHGQRLISTAVMGKGDTDDVEMDVYGSAGEYFGAFMQGGTIRMHGNAQNFAAMCMHHGNLYIYGNAGKVCGYGSKGGKVFIMGNVVDRVWTNSVNDSRTQQLDVLILGSATKYAGESLMGGNFFFGGMHFNEKGQLCLNDRPYLGTKMLGGASRGKFVFFDPENRLLEAQYTHGKIEEFSDEEWAYFEEKIREVFELSNIPVYKKNSGEYINVDGKMVEFSRDVFKLIIPKGGLKGYESH; translated from the coding sequence ATGCCCTCTTTTTCAAAATCTGATATGGACGCTGTCAGCTTCTTCTTACAAAACCAATCTGCCGCAGATAGAATTGCCAAACAAGGTAAAGCCCGCGGTTTATTGCTGGATGAACATTTCCTTCAAAAACAGCAGGAGACAGTTCAAACCTCCAAAATGAAAAAGCTGGTGGAATTGCTGTCGGCGGCCTCGCAGGTTTTTTTACCCGACGCGGTGCAGAAGCAAGTTTATCAGAATGACAGCGGAACGCATATTATTCCAGGATTTATAAAAAAACTGTTTACAAAAATCAGCCTGGCTTTTGTTGTCCGGCCCGGCACAATAGATGATGTTTCAAGATTTGTAAAATGGGCAAATGATCACAATCAAAATTACACAATTCGTGGAGCAGGCACCTGGCCGTTTGGTGGCGCCGTTCCTCTAAATGATGATATTGTCCTCGATTTATCACATCTCACTTTTCACAAACTTTTTAGTGAAACGGACACTCTGGCTTTTGGGGCAGGATTCCTTTTCCCCGATGCGCGGGACTTTTTAAAAGAGCAGGATTATACTTTAAAACAGGAAATCACCAACCCCAACAGCGGAACACTTGCCGGCTGGATTGTAACCGGCGGGCTTGGCCTTGGTAGCTTTAAATATGGACATGTCAAAGAATCCGTAAAAATGCTGTTGGTTGTAAATGCACAGGGAGAGCTTGTTTCTTTGCAAGCCGGTGATGAGGATTTTGATCTCTTTTTTGGCAGCGAAGGACAAGCCGGAATTGTTGTTGGCGGTGCTTTAAAAGTGCGCAAAGAATCATTCGTAACCAAGCCCTACGCATTTTCATTTGAAACAACGCAGGATGTAAAAGAATATCTGAAACGTCTTCAGGATGCCCAAATTAAACCGACCTCGGTAATTTATTTTGACCAAAATTATATTCATGAAACCTGGAAAATTGAACAGGATCATTCACGCGGAAGATCGGAAGATGTGCTGGACCTGGATGACCAGAAACGCTTGCCTGAACTACAGGAAGATAAAAATACAATCAATGAGTTAGCCGAATGTGAACATATCCTGGTTATGCATTTTGATGAACATCAGGATTTTCAGGAGGCACTGAAAACGCGTTTGTTTAGTGCCTCGGGCGAACGCATCCGCATAGAACAACTTGTTTTTAAACAGCTTTCCACAAACCTGGCGCATAAACTTTGGGAACATCGTTTCCTGCCTGTACAAATGAAGCAAAATGGACCATCAATGCTTGTCAGTGAAACCATTCTGCCGTTTGATTCTTTTATCGAATATCAAAAAATGCTGCGACCAATGCTGGACAGGTTACTTGGTGTAGAGCTAAAAACAGAAGCGCATCTTCTGCAAAATGGAAAAATGCTAATCCAGTCGATTGTACTTGCAGATACGCGTACTTTACGCCATAAAATATATTTTGCCATGGTACCGTTGATGACAGAAGTTGCAATGCATTTTGGGGCAATTCCTTACGGGATTGGCATTTGGAACCAACCATTTTTTAAACGCTTACGATCGGGTAATAAAAAAGTAATTAAAAAACTGGAAAAGTATAAGAAGAAGCATGATCCAAGTGGCTTGATCAATCGTTCTAAATTTATAAACAGCCGTGGGCAAAAATTCTTTTTTAGATTGTTTTCATCACTTGCACCGGGTTTTAACCGCTGGATAGTAAACACAACCCACAAACGGCAGCGTGGAAAAAAATGGGCTATTTCTTATCCTTTAGAACGCATTGCCTGGAATGCCAGCGCATGGTTATTTCCCAAAATTGTACCATCGGATCTGAAGAAAACAGAAAAACCCCTGGAGCATCTTTTGGCCCCTTGTGCGGAATGTGATAGCTGTGAACACGTTTGCCCAACTTCGGATGTGTTTGGTTTGTACGGCCCGGCTACGCCAATTACGCGGCGTAAAACTGCAGAACGTCTGGTTGCCGGCGAGCAAATCAGCCAAAGTGAAGCCCTTGGTTTTTTAGCCTGTACACGTTGTGATAATTGTGTGCGTGTTTGCCCGACGGATGTGCCGCTTACAAAGATTTTTGACCTGGTTGAGGAGGACAACAATTTCCAGAATGCGCTTGGTCTGCAGGAGAAAGAAAAATCTGAATATGTGGATCGCTTCTGGCAGATAATGAAGGAAAGCCCGCTTTATACGGATTATACAAAATCGGACCAAAAGGAAGGCCGTTCACATTTGCAGCATGGTTTGCAAATTGTCTATCCGCGCGGATTTGAGTATGGGCAGCTTTTTATTGATCCTAAAACGTGTATTCATTGCGGCATGTGTAGCGATGAAAATGCCTGCATGTATGGTGCGCGAAAAGGCCAGCCGCGTCAGATACCTGATTTGCTTGATTTAAATTGCGCTTTGTGTAATGCCTGTGTCAATTATTGTCCGCAAAATAAAAATGCCCAGGAAGAGCGTGATGTTCTTAATAATTTTATTTACAACGCCACTGATTTGGAGGAGAAAAAGTATTGGCTTAACCGGCAGAACCGCATTCATGACACCACTACTGTTCACCGCTCTACAAAATTGACCGAAATGGCCGATCGCTATGTTACCGAAGATATTATCATGGAGATTGATAAAGAAGCTTCGTCCGGGCAGATCCCTGTTTCGGGAATGGGACAAGGCGATCGGCATATGGGGATTGGTTTTGATGCTGAACGATTTGCTCATTTTCATATTGTTGGCCCGGCGCAAAATCGCTTGCACGAAGGCGATCCTGAAGAAGAATTATCTGTAATTCTTGGAAAGCGAGATAGCTTTTGTCGTTTTGATAAGACAGGCAAGCTGATTGAAAATGACCATACAAATGTAAAGTTGATGACGCCGCTTCTGTATAATGCCCTGAGTCTGGAAAGTAACGGCATTGCCGAGCTGGCAATGATAAAAACGGCTGAGCAGCAGAAAAGCCTTGTGGTTGTGGAGCTTAATCGCATCTTCCAAAATTATAATACTTTTTTACGTGAAGGCGGCTATGAGCGTTTACCGGAAGTGCTAATCCCGAAAGTGGATGAAGAGCTGATCGACCAGATACAAACCAATCCGCGCACAAATCGTGATCTGTTGACAGACTTATGGCGTATGCCCGCTTTTGAGGTAGAATATCATCCGGATCTTTCCCGTACAATTTCCTACATCCGTGATTCGGTTAAAGCCAGCGGCCGGAAAAAACCGCTCATCTTCGGATACTTGGAAGTGTCTGAACACGATCTCATCGGTTCGCTTAGCCCAACAAACCAAATCAAAGAAAAAATTACTTTTTTGTTAAACCAGAATATTGATGTTTTGCATATCCATGGGCGGCGTAACAAAGAAGATTATTTTGTTACCAGTGTTGCAGTGCGTGCCATCCATCATTATTTGATGCGCATTGGCCGGAGGCATGAAGTGAGCCTGGTTGCATCCGGTGGAATCCGCCTCGCATCCGATTCGCAAAAAACAATTCAGCGTGGTGCTGAAGCAACTCTAATTGATTTTGCGGCATTGCTGGCTTTGGACCCAAGTGCTTACAAGGCCATAAAAGAGGATAAAGCGACCACCGAAAAGCTGTTGAGCCTTGATTTAGAGAAAGCGATTTCACGATTAAACAATCAGGCAGAATCACGCAAAGTACAAATTTTAGAAGTGTTGGGCGCATCCGGATTTAAAGACATCAAAAAAACAGTGGGTGAAGAAGGGCGCTTAATTGATTTTCATCAATTGGAAAATAAACTGCAGCGTACAGTTTTTGAAAATGGTGAGCTTGTGCAGAGGTATGAGCAAATCAACAAAGAACAAATGGCTAATGAAAAAGTTGCGGCTAAATCCATCCGCCGGTACAGCAAGCTAAAGGAAAAGATTGTTCCGCTGGATATCCCGCATAATTTTTATTTGCTTGGAGATACCAACCAGACTTTATACAAACGCGATTATGTCTGGCCGGGAACTTTGATCGAGAATATGGGGCGCATGGCCGCCGGAGATTTGGGAATGCTTGATTTCAGCAAAAATATGCAAACCGGCTTGTTGGGTGATGGCTTTGATGTCATGAAAATTTTGTACAACAAAGACCCGATGGATGTTACAGAAAAAGAGCTGGATAAAGTTGTAACGGCTTTGCCGATGGATAAAAATCTGACCCTCGAGGCACCCTGGATGTTCGGTGGAAAATCCGTTGGTTCTATCGGACTTGATACCTGGCGAGCGCATGTAGTTGCCTCGCGTGAATTGGGCATCCAATTTGATACGGGTGAAGGCGGTTACCCAACAAGTATCTTTCTAAATCCAAAAGGTGAGCCGGTCTTTTTTGAAGAAAATGAAATTGAGCTGATTGTACCATTTTTTGAAAATGGATATGAATATACTGTTGAGGATATGCGCAAAATTCTTACCCAAAATAAAATCACAACAAAAAGCCACCCAGGAATTTATGAAAAGATAAAATTATACCCATCTTTAAAGCCGATCACATTTATGGTAATTATTGGCAAAGAAGATGAGCCGTATGTTTCTACCGAAATTAAGACAGGGCTTTTTGGGGTTTCCAAACAAACCATCCGTAAAGCACGGCGGGTTGTAATTGCCTATTCGCAGGGCGCAAAAATGGGCATTGGCGGGCACATTCTTGCCCAAAAAGTTAACAAGCTTGTTTCATATTTACGTGGCGTGGAAGGCCTGGAAGAGCTGCAAACTAATCCTCTCGAAAAATTGATTGACCGTCTTAATCACATTGCCAAAGCGGAAGATTCGCAAATGGCCGATCTTGCAAAAGATAGTTTAAAGGTGTTTGATGATACCCTTGCATCTGGCGAAATAACAGATCAGCTAAAAGACATGATCTTTAAAATCCAGGAAAAAGCCTATTCTCTTTTTAATGATTCCCAACTGGATGAGATTGATTTTGAGAATATAATTTCAGCCTGCGAAGAAATTATAAAACACACTTATTCCAGTATTATATCGCCGTTTCCATTTCACAATTGTTACTCCATTGAAGATGTAAAAGCATTTATTGATGTTGTTCATATGATTAATCCGACGGCTGTTGTTTCTGTAAAGGTCTCGCCATCCAGCGATATTGAATTTATTGCCGCCGGGCTGGCACGTATTTCCCGCGATAATACAACCGAGATGATTCGTGCTAAATATGGTGAAGATGCTTTGCTCCAACCCAGCGATGAGTTACGTGAATATGCTAAAAAACATGGCATGAAAATGGAAATCTGGCTGGATGGACCGCGCGGCGGTACCGGTGCTTCGCCAAATATTATTAAGGGTCAAATGGGTATGCATATCGAATATGCCATTCCGTTGATCCATAACCGGCTGGTACGTGATGGCTTGCGCAACAATGTCACATTTATGGTTTCCGGCGGTATCCGGACTTATGAGGATGTTGTAAAATCTGTTGCCCTTGGCGCGGATGGCGTTATTTGGGGAACGGCTTGCCTGGTAACAGTTGGCTGCGACCGTAACCGTAATTGCCATGATGGTTGCTCACGAGGGATTGCCACGAGTAACTTGACCATGCAAAAATTAAGAGATGTGGAAAACAATACCCGCCAGATGATTAATGCGTTTATTATGATGCAGATGCAGGTAATCCGTGCTTTGGCTGCTTTGGGTATGAAGGATATCCGCGAACTGCGTGGCCGCTTTGACAAAATCCATTGGATTGGCTTAAAGGAACGTGTTGACCATCGATTCAGAATAGACAAAGAAATACAAAAGGAAATTTTAAAAGACGAGGAATTATTTGTAAAACGGGCTGAACATGCAACAGGCCAAAGTAATTGTGGAGTGGCCGCTTTGAATGGAACGGAGCCTGTTCCTGGCTATATTCTGGATAGCGCGCTTGATGCTATGCGTAACCGTGGTATGGATGGTGTTGGTATTGCCAAAACACTTTGTTTCCCGGATTATCCAAATCATTATGCTTACAGCATTATGGTGAAGGGCGTTTTCCAAAAAGAGATTGAAGAAAACCTGCGGCTGCAATGGCAAACCACCGGTAATGAATATACGGAAACGGAGTTACGCCTGGAAGCACGTAAACTGACCATCTATATGCGCTCTCAAATTATTGAGAAAATTAAAAAAGTTTTTCTTGATCCCTATTTTGATTTTCATGGGGAGACACGAATTGAGCTGGTCCGTGATTCCTATAAACGAGATGAGCAAGGTAATGAAATGGATTATCGGGAGTTTGGCAACGACCAGACTGATCCCGGGGATATTTTCCGCTTTTTTGTAAAAGCCAAAAAGGAAGCGGTTCATAATTATATCGATAAAACTTTGCTCAAATATGACTGGTCCCATTTTCTGGAACATCAGTTTCCGCAAATCACCAAAGAAAATTATATGGATTCTCAAGACTTTTTACAAAAAGCAGAAGACCTTTATGTTTTTGATCATTCATTAAATATGACACGCATTTTATATACATCCGAAATTATTGATTCCGGGTTTAATGATCCGCGTCCTGATTCTTTAAAATCCAAAGATACCGTTTCGATGGAAGACCTGTTACGAATCCGTAAATATGCCAATGAGAATCCATTTGAATTGAACAAACATTTGTATAAAGACCGCGATCAGAAAATTGCTGCGGTTATGTCATGTGGGAAAAATTTTGGTACCTGGAAAACAGCAGGACGGGTTATTCCATGGCAAACACCCGATGCACCAAACAATATTATTCATGTGCGCCTGGCTACAGGTTCCGTGGTGGAACAAATGAATTCACATCCTTTTGCCAAGCTGCATACGGCGCTTACACACAATGGCGAGACCACCAATTTTGAGGCGCTGAAACAACGCGTTGAACAATTTAATCTTTCTCCATTAGCTTCAACGGATACTGAAGTGGCCGCTTTAAAATTTCACCTTATTGCCGATGAATGGGCTTATCCTGACTGGGCCGTTTTTGAAAGTCTTTCACCAACGACAGGCGATGATCTTGCTCTTGTGGATGAAAAAATGCGTCCTCAACTGGAAAGTGTTCAACGTGTTGAGTTTTCTTCTTCACCGGACGGGCCATACCAATATCTGTGCCTGCGTCACGATCCGTATAAAAACGTAACAGAGCGTGTTGATATAAAAGACCCGGCAGACTTAAGGCCCAATGTCACAGCTTTCTGGAAAGACCATTCAAAAAATAAAAAGCGTGTTTTTTCGATGATAGCTTCGGAAGAGCAGGCAGTTCACACAATGCTGAAACTTCTTGATAAAGAAGGTTTGATTGAAGGGGCAGCAGCAGATATGACACTTTCCAGTTCCGGGATGATAAGCCGCTATATGTACGATGAAAAATCCAAAATATATGATTATGATTTTAAAGACCGTTATGGCCAATCGATCGAATTACAGGAATTTGGTCAGCATTTTAGTGTACGCCATGCAAAACTTACGGAGCCGGAAAGAGATTTTAGCGGATGGGAACGCAAGTATAGAATTTTTATAACCAAAGAATTGGAGAAAATTAGTTTTAATGATTTTCATTGGCTGCTCTTTAAGCTGGTTGAAAATGCGGATACCCAGCTTCGTTTCAAAAAACATCTGGATATCTTAACCTGGCTTCGGGATTCCATTAAGACATTGAATCCTGGAACTAAAGCGATTAGTTCTCTGACGGACATGGTTGATTATTTTCTTGAAAAGATTTTAGACCGTGTAAGCACAGGTGAGTTTAAAAATTATTATTACTACAGCCTGCACCGTGGTGGTCTTTTTGATGAAAATGCGGGAAAGAATGTAACATTGGTCATTAATGCGGAAGGTTTTTTACCGGAAGGCAGCGATCCGGATCATGTTTTGGCAGCTTTTTTAAACCAGGCATATGATCTGGGTTGGAGACAATTTATAATCTATCGGGTGCATGGCCAACGTCTTATTTCTACAGCGGTTATGGGCAAAGGTGATACAGACGATGTCGAAATGGATGTTTACGGCAGTGCTGGCGAATATTTTGGAGCTTTTATGCAGGGCGGTACAATCCGAATGCATGGCAATGCTCAGAATTTTGCAGCCATGTGTATGCACCATGGAAACCTTTACATTTATGGAAATGCAGGCAAAGTATGCGGATATGGTTCCAAAGGTGGCAAAGTATTTATTATGGGTAATGTTGTTGATCGTGTCTGGACAAATTCTGTAAACGACAGCAGGACACAACAATTGGACGTATTGATTCTTGGTTCAGCAACAAAATATGCCGGTGAATCTCTGATGGGCGGTAACTTCTTTTTTGGCGGAATGCATTTTAATGAGAAGGGTCAGCTGTGTTTAAACGATCGGCCATATCTTGGAACAAAAATGCTTGGTGGCGCTTCTCGCGGTAAGTTTGTTTTCTTCGATCCGGAAAATCGTTTGCTTGAAGCGCAGTACACTCATGGCAAGATTGAAGAGTTCAGCGATGAAGAATGGGCCTACTTTGAAGAGAAAATTCGCGAAGTTTTTGAACTGTCTAATATCCCCGTTTATAAAAAGAATTCAGGAGAATATATCAATGTGGATGGCAAGATGGTGGAGTTTTCTCGGGATGTGTTTAAACTGATAATCCCAAAAGGCGGTTTAAAGGGCTATGAATCTCATTAG
- a CDS encoding choice-of-anchor B family protein, giving the protein MFLFPYFLVFWGLAQGQGVQNVNVLNRFDLTHHIDDGGSIADVWGFTKEDREFAVIALTETGVTIVDVTDPYNPVEASVIPIPPSASRLYHVKPYKNYLYAVMRPGPLQIIDMTDPYNAFEVTTYSTGFDEVYGLFISDSLAHLYDVESSRSGVSYIILDLSDPENPVELGVWGRTYHHVYTRNDTMFGFVLGGEVDFVDVSDPGSFSLITTWEAGSKSHSGWLNDGGTILTTDHETPGGHMKVWDIPTNGSTPTLISEFETSTNQIGEATLHHTRFYNDFIYTSYWIECFRLIDLSTPALPLEIAVYDTIDPNPDTMYRGFWGTYPYNPSRNILSTDAKFGLIILDYHHDGPGIQHRSLDSLVMGGNSIRGEFNRVNGTSVDVASSSVFWRTTHNGAWQQTAIDSSGQPDQYFFEITLPGQASTLEYYLQVKGTNGRKTKAPGMAPHLEYYTSSIFNSTFNIGQDVYISEVSDAANTQNEFLEIHNLSNNAIDLDGFKLVQFEAGSDLRYNKSVYVFDFGQDENGVSSTIIPANGFLIIARGANQSGFETEWGSLPVNANYNSGNNNLLFGETNAYRWVLLSSSNSNKADGVYIDDSQSFIAGSGFRSYQVSVGNWNTTSYTGATPGKLDGDQSLPVSLISFKALKKENGVQLNWQTKSELNNVGFTILQSYEKSEGYSHIDDYSTNKSLKGLGTNSHGKEYSYFDNTGNANSVLFYKLQQTDFNGSTEEFGPLSVNLDNQKPQDFQLLQNYPNPFNIETVFRFYLPKKKDRISISIFAVSGEKVRSINLGSLKKGYHTYTWNGKNNNNEVVASGIYFYSIVYDKTRFSKKLILIK; this is encoded by the coding sequence ATGTTTCTATTTCCATATTTTTTGGTTTTTTGGGGATTAGCTCAGGGACAAGGGGTTCAAAATGTAAATGTTCTAAATCGGTTCGATTTGACACATCATATTGATGATGGTGGTTCAATTGCAGATGTTTGGGGTTTTACCAAAGAAGACAGAGAGTTTGCTGTTATTGCATTGACTGAAACAGGCGTCACAATTGTCGATGTAACGGATCCATATAATCCTGTTGAGGCATCAGTTATTCCCATTCCACCAAGCGCAAGTCGTCTATATCATGTAAAACCATATAAAAATTATCTTTATGCTGTAATGCGCCCGGGACCGCTTCAAATAATTGACATGACTGATCCTTATAATGCTTTTGAGGTAACCACCTACAGCACAGGTTTTGATGAAGTTTATGGTTTATTTATATCAGATTCTTTAGCGCATCTCTATGATGTGGAAAGTTCTCGTTCCGGGGTTAGTTACATAATTCTGGACTTATCCGATCCAGAGAACCCGGTAGAACTTGGTGTATGGGGCAGAACCTATCATCATGTTTATACCCGAAATGATACTATGTTTGGATTTGTTTTGGGTGGCGAAGTGGATTTTGTGGACGTTTCTGACCCAGGTAGTTTTTCATTGATAACAACATGGGAAGCAGGATCAAAGAGTCACAGCGGTTGGCTAAATGATGGTGGCACAATTTTAACTACAGACCACGAAACGCCCGGTGGTCATATGAAGGTATGGGATATTCCAACAAATGGTTCGACACCAACATTAATTTCTGAGTTTGAAACTTCAACAAATCAAATAGGTGAAGCAACACTCCACCACACACGTTTTTATAATGATTTTATTTATACATCATACTGGATTGAATGCTTTCGATTAATTGATTTGAGCACCCCTGCGCTTCCTTTAGAAATAGCCGTTTATGATACAATTGATCCAAACCCGGATACAATGTATCGTGGTTTTTGGGGAACATATCCATATAACCCATCTCGTAATATACTTTCGACGGATGCCAAATTCGGCCTTATAATTCTTGATTATCATCATGACGGGCCTGGAATACAACACCGGTCATTGGATAGTTTGGTAATGGGAGGAAATAGTATCCGCGGTGAATTTAACAGGGTGAATGGCACTTCTGTTGATGTTGCCTCATCTTCTGTTTTTTGGAGGACAACCCATAATGGAGCTTGGCAACAAACCGCCATTGATTCCTCCGGGCAACCTGATCAGTATTTTTTTGAAATAACATTGCCAGGACAAGCATCTACTCTGGAATATTATTTACAGGTAAAAGGAACAAATGGCAGGAAAACAAAAGCTCCGGGTATGGCACCACATTTAGAATATTATACATCTTCAATTTTTAATTCAACATTTAATATCGGGCAAGATGTTTATATCAGTGAAGTGTCTGACGCGGCCAATACGCAAAATGAATTTTTGGAAATTCATAATTTAAGTAACAATGCCATTGATCTTGATGGGTTCAAACTTGTTCAATTTGAGGCCGGGTCGGATTTGAGATATAACAAATCTGTTTATGTTTTTGATTTTGGCCAGGATGAAAATGGCGTATCTTCAACAATCATTCCGGCAAATGGTTTTCTTATAATTGCCAGGGGAGCTAACCAGTCTGGATTTGAAACGGAGTGGGGAAGCTTGCCTGTAAACGCAAATTATAATTCCGGTAACAATAACTTACTTTTTGGTGAAACCAATGCTTATCGCTGGGTATTACTATCGTCCTCAAACTCAAATAAAGCTGATGGTGTTTATATTGATGACAGTCAAAGTTTTATTGCAGGATCAGGATTTCGAAGCTATCAGGTTTCTGTTGGAAATTGGAATACTACAAGTTATACAGGAGCCACGCCGGGAAAATTAGATGGTGATCAAAGTTTGCCTGTTTCTTTAATTTCTTTTAAAGCACTTAAAAAAGAAAATGGGGTTCAATTAAATTGGCAAACGAAATCTGAATTAAACAATGTTGGTTTTACTATTCTACAGTCATATGAAAAAAGTGAAGGATACAGCCATATTGATGATTATTCTACAAATAAATCGCTAAAAGGACTTGGTACAAATTCGCACGGAAAAGAGTATTCATATTTTGATAATACAGGAAATGCAAATTCAGTTCTTTTTTACAAGCTTCAGCAAACTGATTTTAATGGAAGCACTGAGGAATTTGGGCCTTTAAGTGTTAATCTTGATAATCAGAAACCACAAGATTTTCAACTACTTCAAAATTATCCAAACCCATTTAACATTGAAACTGTTTTTAGATTCTATTTACCAAAAAAGAAGGATAGGATTTCTATTTCCATCTTTGCCGTGTCCGGAGAAAAGGTTCGATCAATAAACCTTGGTTCATTAAAAAAAGGTTATCATACATATACCTGGAATGGTAAAAATAATAATAATGAAGTTGTGGCATCGGGAATTTATTTTTACTCCATTGTATATGATAAAACCCGGTTTTCAAAAAAACTTATTTTAATAAAATAG